From a region of the Xyrauchen texanus isolate HMW12.3.18 chromosome 47, RBS_HiC_50CHRs, whole genome shotgun sequence genome:
- the LOC127638991 gene encoding diacylglycerol kinase iota-like isoform X1, translating into MMDPLADRRTSQAERCSRGAAGGELADDQPRGCGRDTAIGGSDRLSSLVDMEDSLEEKLKGLAFRKQISYRKAISRSGLQHLGPSQNPFPDLSNGPAKELRTSMDWSENAVNGDHLWLETNCSGDLCYLGEETCVVKSAKSAPRRKCAACKIVVHTACIEELDKINFRCKPTFREGGSRCFRDNEPLLAHLHVTRCVCLRQQNVLRHHWVHRRRQEGKCRHCGKSFPQKFFYSKEIVAISCSWCKQAFHNKVTCFMLHQIEEPCSLGAHAGVIIPPSWIIKVKKPQSSIKNSTRRKKRTSFKRRTSKKGTDESKWRPFMLKPLPSPLMKPVLVFVNPKSGGNQGTKLLQMFMWILNPRQVFDLSQGGPREALELYRKVPNLRILACGGDGTVGWILSALDELQMNPQPPVAVLPLGTGNDLARTLNWGGGYTDEPVSKILCQVEDGTVVQLDRWNLQVEGLSVQPEEGTQKLPLNVFNNYFSLGFDAHVTLEFHESREANPEKFNSRFRNKMFYAGAAFSDFLQRSSRDLSKHVRVLCDGTDLTPKIQELKFQCIVFLNIPRYCAGTMPWGNTGDHRDFEPQRHDDGCIEVIGFTMASLAALQVGGHGERLHQCREVVLTTFKTLPVQVDGEPCRLAPSTLRISLRNQANMVQKSKRRTSVPLLNDIQKVCAADLRRLSAPPDSFSVPHAVPERLRLRVNRICLHEYESMQFDKERLRDISTPVGIVVVRGDCDLETCRLYIDRLQEDLNQAPSTGHRVHYQDETTSLPRPSSAHRLSPSWSFLDSTSADRFYRIDKAQEHLHFVTEICQDEVFILDHEAPPLIQVQVPGMPDVVVEPSSRSESAQMSFIPFLSVSAKTNDVYLFSLLLFPYCSVPLTLEEQALLSAATKGDLPMVSSSCSSGVSLLVRDSVGCTALHLAAQHGHTELVSFILEHGSKLMLDLTERETGDTALHRAASQQHHEVCRHLLEAGASLNKTNFLGKTPKDCALDVGNSELASFLESQLLDQPTAHEDLETAV; encoded by the exons gaAAGCCATCTCACGGTCGGGCCTCCAGCATTTGGGCCCATCCCAGAACCCTTTCCCTGACCTGAGCAATGGACCAGCCAAGGAGCTCCGCACCAGCATGGACTGGAGT GAGAACGCAGTGAATGGAGACCACCTGTGGCTGGAGACAAACTGCTCCGGGGACCTCTGTTACCTGGGCGAGGAGACGTGCGTGGTCAAGAGTGCA AAGTCTGCTCCCCGGAGGAAGTGTGCAGCCTGTAAGATCGTCGTCCATACTGCCTGTATTGAGGAGCTTGACAAG ATCAACTTCCGCTGCAAACCCACCTTTAGAGAAGGCGGCTCACGATGCTTTAGAGAT AATGAACCCTTGTTGGCACATTTACATGTGACCCGTTGTGTCTGTTTGCGACAGCAGAATGTATTGCGACATCACTGGGTTCACCGACGGCGGCAGGAGGGGAAGTGTCGTCATTGCGGCAAA AGTTTTCCACAGAAGTTCTTCTACAGTAAGGAAATTGTTGCCATCAGTTGTTCCTGGTGCAAGCAGGCA TTCCACAACAAGGTGACGTGCTTCATGCTGCATCAGATCGAGGAGCCGTGTTCGCTGGGAGCTCACGCCGGGGTCATCATCCCTCCTTCCTGGATCATCAAAGTCAAGAAACCGCAG AGCTCAATTAAAAACTCTACTCGAAGGAAAAAGCGGACGTCGTTCAAAAGAAGAACCAGCAAAAAGGGCACAGAT GAATCAAAATGGCGCCCATTCATGTTGAAGCCACTGCCCTCCCCACTGATGAAACCAGTGCTGGTGTTTGTCAACCCCAAGAGTGGAGGAAACCAG GGGACTAAGCTGCTACAGATGTTCATGTGGATTTTGAACCCTCGGCAGGTGTTTGATCTGTCTCAGGGTGGACCGAGAGAAGC GTTGGAATTATACAGGAAAGTGCCAAATCTTCGCATCCTTGCCTGTGGAGGAGATGGAAcg GTGGGCTGGATTCTTTCAGCTTTAGATGAACTACAAATGAATCCACAACCTCCTGTAGCTGTGCTTCCTCTTGGTACAGGAAATGACTTGGCCAGGACACTCAACTGGGGCGGG GGTTATACAGATGAGCCGGTGTCTAAGATCTTGTGTCAGGTGGAGGACGGTACCGTTGTCCAATTGGACCGATGGAATCTGCAGGTGGAGGGCTTGTCTGTACAGCCGGAGGAGGGAACGCAGAAG CTTCCTCTCAATGTGTTCAATAATTACTTCAGCCTCGGCTTTGATGCTCATGTGACGCTGGAGTTCCACGAGTCGAGAG AAGCCAACCCCGAGAAATTCAACAGTCGCTTCCGTAACAAGATGTTCTATGCAGGG GCTGCTTTCTCTGACTTTCTCCAGCGGAGCTCCAGGGACCTGTCGAAGCATGTCAGAGTGTTG TGCGATGGCACAGATCTCACACCCAAGATTCAAGAGCTGAAGTTCCAGTGCATCGTCTTCTTGAATATTCCCAG GTACTGTGCTGGCACCATGCCTTGGGGCAACACAGGTGACCACAGAGATTTCGAACCTCAGAGACATGACGACGGGTGCATCGAGGTGATCGGGTTCACTATGGCCTCCCTG GCGGCGCTGCAGGTGGGCGGTCACGGTGAACGTCTCCATCAGTGCAGGGAGGTCGTCCTCACCACCTTCAAGACGCTGCCCGTGCAGGTGGATGGCGAGCCGTGTCGCCTTGCGCCCTCCACACTGCGCATATCACTGCGGAACCAGGCCAATATGGTGCAGAAAAGCAAGAGACGCACATCTGTGCCTCTGCTGAACGA CATTCAGAAAGTGTGCGCAGCTGACCTGCGCCGTCTCTCTGCTCCCCCCGATTCCTTCTCTGT CCCACATGCAGTCCCTGAACGTCTGCGACTACGTGTGAACCGCATCTGCCTGCACGAATATGAGAGCATGCAATTCGACAAGGAGCGACTGCGGGACATCT CTACTCCAGTTGGCATCGTGGTGGTAAGAGGAGACTGCGACCTAGAAACATGTCGACTCTACATTGACAGACTGCAGGAG GATTTGAATCAAGCGCCCTCTACTGGCCACAGAGTGCATTACCAG gATGAGACCACAAGCTTGCCACGGCCTAGTTCGGCACACAGACTTTCCCCCAGCTGGAGTTTCCTGGACT CTACTTCAGCTGACCGGTTTTATCGCATAGACAAGGCTCAG GAGCATCTGCACTTTGTGACTGAAATTTGCCAGGATGAGGTTTTTATCTTGGACCACGAGGCCCCACCTTTGATCCAGGTACAAGTACCTGGAATGCCAGACGTGGTGGTGGAACCCAGCTCCAGGTCAGAATCAGCCCAGATGTCATTTATaccttttctttctgtttctgcAAAAACAAATGATGTTTACTTATTTTCTTTGCTATTGTTTCCTTATTGCAGCGTTCCCCTGACTTTAGAGGAACAAG CTCTTTTATCCGCTGCAACCAAAGGAGATCTGCCAATG GTGTCGAGTTCTTGCAGCAGTGGGGTCAGTTTGTTAGTACGGGACTCTGTGGGCTGCACTGCTTTGCACCTGGCTGCTCAACATGGCCACACTGAGCTAGTGAGTTTCATTCTTGAACACG GTTCAAAGCTGATGTTGGATTTAACTGAAAGAGAAAC AGGTGACACGGCACTTCACAGAGCAGCTTCCCAACAACATCATGAGGTGTGCAGACATCTGCTGGAGGCGGGGGCTTCCCTCAACAAAACAAACTTCCTG GGGAAAACTCCTAAGGACTGTGCCCTGGATGTAGGGAACTCTGAGCTGGCATCATTCCTGGAGAGCCAACTGTTAGATCAGCCCACTGCACATGAGGATCTGGAAACGGCTGTATGA
- the LOC127638991 gene encoding diacylglycerol kinase iota-like isoform X8 has product MMDPLADRRTSQAERCSRGAAGGELADDQPRGCGRDTAIGGSDRLSSLVDMEDSLEEKLKGLAFRKQISYRKAISRSGLQHLGPSQNPFPDLSNGPAKELRTSMDWSENAVNGDHLWLETNCSGDLCYLGEETCVVKSAKSAPRRKCAACKIVVHTACIEELDKINFRCKPTFREGGSRCFRDNEPLLAHLHVTRCVCLRQQNVLRHHWVHRRRQEGKCRHCGKSFPQKFFYSKEIVAISCSWCKQAFHNKVTCFMLHQIEEPCSLGAHAGVIIPPSWIIKVKKPQSSIKNSTRRKKRTSFKRRTSKKGTDESKWRPFMLKPLPSPLMKPVLVFVNPKSGGNQGTKLLQMFMWILNPRQVFDLSQGGPREALELYRKVPNLRILACGGDGTVGWILSALDELQMNPQPPVAVLPLGTGNDLARTLNWGGGYTDEPVSKILCQVEDGTVVQLDRWNLQVEGLSVQPEEGTQKLPLNVFNNYFSLGFDAHVTLEFHESREANPEKFNSRFRNKMFYAGAAFSDFLQRSSRDLSKHVRVLCDGTDLTPKIQELKFQCIVFLNIPRYCAGTMPWGNTGDHRDFEPQRHDDGCIEVIGFTMASLAALQVGGHGERLHQCREVVLTTFKTLPVQVDGEPCRLAPSTLRISLRNQANMVQKSKRRTSVPLLNDIQKVCAADLRRLSAPPDSFSVPHAVPERLRLRVNRICLHEYESMQFDKERLRDISTPVGIVVVRGDCDLETCRLYIDRLQEDLNQAPSTGHRVHYQDETTSLPRPSSAHRLSPSWSFLDSTSADRFYRIDKAQEHLHFVTEICQDEVFILDHEAPPLIQVQVPGMPDVVVEPSSSVPLTLEEQALLSAATKGDLPMVSSSCSSGVSLLVRDSVGCTALHLAAQHGHTELVSFILEHGSKLMLDLTERETGDTALHRAASQQHHEVCRHLLEAGASLNKTNFLGKTPKDCALDVGNSELASFLESQLLDQPTAHEDLETAV; this is encoded by the exons gaAAGCCATCTCACGGTCGGGCCTCCAGCATTTGGGCCCATCCCAGAACCCTTTCCCTGACCTGAGCAATGGACCAGCCAAGGAGCTCCGCACCAGCATGGACTGGAGT GAGAACGCAGTGAATGGAGACCACCTGTGGCTGGAGACAAACTGCTCCGGGGACCTCTGTTACCTGGGCGAGGAGACGTGCGTGGTCAAGAGTGCA AAGTCTGCTCCCCGGAGGAAGTGTGCAGCCTGTAAGATCGTCGTCCATACTGCCTGTATTGAGGAGCTTGACAAG ATCAACTTCCGCTGCAAACCCACCTTTAGAGAAGGCGGCTCACGATGCTTTAGAGAT AATGAACCCTTGTTGGCACATTTACATGTGACCCGTTGTGTCTGTTTGCGACAGCAGAATGTATTGCGACATCACTGGGTTCACCGACGGCGGCAGGAGGGGAAGTGTCGTCATTGCGGCAAA AGTTTTCCACAGAAGTTCTTCTACAGTAAGGAAATTGTTGCCATCAGTTGTTCCTGGTGCAAGCAGGCA TTCCACAACAAGGTGACGTGCTTCATGCTGCATCAGATCGAGGAGCCGTGTTCGCTGGGAGCTCACGCCGGGGTCATCATCCCTCCTTCCTGGATCATCAAAGTCAAGAAACCGCAG AGCTCAATTAAAAACTCTACTCGAAGGAAAAAGCGGACGTCGTTCAAAAGAAGAACCAGCAAAAAGGGCACAGAT GAATCAAAATGGCGCCCATTCATGTTGAAGCCACTGCCCTCCCCACTGATGAAACCAGTGCTGGTGTTTGTCAACCCCAAGAGTGGAGGAAACCAG GGGACTAAGCTGCTACAGATGTTCATGTGGATTTTGAACCCTCGGCAGGTGTTTGATCTGTCTCAGGGTGGACCGAGAGAAGC GTTGGAATTATACAGGAAAGTGCCAAATCTTCGCATCCTTGCCTGTGGAGGAGATGGAAcg GTGGGCTGGATTCTTTCAGCTTTAGATGAACTACAAATGAATCCACAACCTCCTGTAGCTGTGCTTCCTCTTGGTACAGGAAATGACTTGGCCAGGACACTCAACTGGGGCGGG GGTTATACAGATGAGCCGGTGTCTAAGATCTTGTGTCAGGTGGAGGACGGTACCGTTGTCCAATTGGACCGATGGAATCTGCAGGTGGAGGGCTTGTCTGTACAGCCGGAGGAGGGAACGCAGAAG CTTCCTCTCAATGTGTTCAATAATTACTTCAGCCTCGGCTTTGATGCTCATGTGACGCTGGAGTTCCACGAGTCGAGAG AAGCCAACCCCGAGAAATTCAACAGTCGCTTCCGTAACAAGATGTTCTATGCAGGG GCTGCTTTCTCTGACTTTCTCCAGCGGAGCTCCAGGGACCTGTCGAAGCATGTCAGAGTGTTG TGCGATGGCACAGATCTCACACCCAAGATTCAAGAGCTGAAGTTCCAGTGCATCGTCTTCTTGAATATTCCCAG GTACTGTGCTGGCACCATGCCTTGGGGCAACACAGGTGACCACAGAGATTTCGAACCTCAGAGACATGACGACGGGTGCATCGAGGTGATCGGGTTCACTATGGCCTCCCTG GCGGCGCTGCAGGTGGGCGGTCACGGTGAACGTCTCCATCAGTGCAGGGAGGTCGTCCTCACCACCTTCAAGACGCTGCCCGTGCAGGTGGATGGCGAGCCGTGTCGCCTTGCGCCCTCCACACTGCGCATATCACTGCGGAACCAGGCCAATATGGTGCAGAAAAGCAAGAGACGCACATCTGTGCCTCTGCTGAACGA CATTCAGAAAGTGTGCGCAGCTGACCTGCGCCGTCTCTCTGCTCCCCCCGATTCCTTCTCTGT CCCACATGCAGTCCCTGAACGTCTGCGACTACGTGTGAACCGCATCTGCCTGCACGAATATGAGAGCATGCAATTCGACAAGGAGCGACTGCGGGACATCT CTACTCCAGTTGGCATCGTGGTGGTAAGAGGAGACTGCGACCTAGAAACATGTCGACTCTACATTGACAGACTGCAGGAG GATTTGAATCAAGCGCCCTCTACTGGCCACAGAGTGCATTACCAG gATGAGACCACAAGCTTGCCACGGCCTAGTTCGGCACACAGACTTTCCCCCAGCTGGAGTTTCCTGGACT CTACTTCAGCTGACCGGTTTTATCGCATAGACAAGGCTCAG GAGCATCTGCACTTTGTGACTGAAATTTGCCAGGATGAGGTTTTTATCTTGGACCACGAGGCCCCACCTTTGATCCAGGTACAAGTACCTGGAATGCCAGACGTGGTGGTGGAACCCAGCTCCAG CGTTCCCCTGACTTTAGAGGAACAAG CTCTTTTATCCGCTGCAACCAAAGGAGATCTGCCAATG GTGTCGAGTTCTTGCAGCAGTGGGGTCAGTTTGTTAGTACGGGACTCTGTGGGCTGCACTGCTTTGCACCTGGCTGCTCAACATGGCCACACTGAGCTAGTGAGTTTCATTCTTGAACACG GTTCAAAGCTGATGTTGGATTTAACTGAAAGAGAAAC AGGTGACACGGCACTTCACAGAGCAGCTTCCCAACAACATCATGAGGTGTGCAGACATCTGCTGGAGGCGGGGGCTTCCCTCAACAAAACAAACTTCCTG GGGAAAACTCCTAAGGACTGTGCCCTGGATGTAGGGAACTCTGAGCTGGCATCATTCCTGGAGAGCCAACTGTTAGATCAGCCCACTGCACATGAGGATCTGGAAACGGCTGTATGA
- the LOC127638991 gene encoding diacylglycerol kinase iota-like isoform X7 — protein sequence MMDPLADRRTSQAERCSRGAAGGELADDQPRGCGRDTAIGGSDRLSSLVDMEDSLEEKLKGLAFRKQISYRKAISRSGLQHLGPSQNPFPDLSNGPAKELRTSMDWSENAVNGDHLWLETNCSGDLCYLGEETCVVKSAKSAPRRKCAACKIVVHTACIEELDKINFRCKPTFREGGSRCFRDNEPLLAHLHVTRCVCLRQQNVLRHHWVHRRRQEGKCRHCGKSFPQKFFYSKEIVAISCSWCKQAFHNKVTCFMLHQIEEPCSLGAHAGVIIPPSWIIKVKKPQSSIKNSTRRKKRTSFKRRTSKKGTDESKWRPFMLKPLPSPLMKPVLVFVNPKSGGNQGTKLLQMFMWILNPRQVFDLSQGGPREALELYRKVPNLRILACGGDGTVGWILSALDELQMNPQPPVAVLPLGTGNDLARTLNWGGGYTDEPVSKILCQVEDGTVVQLDRWNLQVEGLSVQPEEGTQKLPLNVFNNYFSLGFDAHVTLEFHESREANPEKFNSRFRNKMFYAGAAFSDFLQRSSRDLSKHVRVLCDGTDLTPKIQELKFQCIVFLNIPRYCAGTMPWGNTGDHRDFEPQRHDDGCIEVIGFTMASLAALQVGGHGERLHQCREVVLTTFKTLPVQVDGEPCRLAPSTLRISLRNQANMVQKSKRRTSVPLLNDPHAVPERLRLRVNRICLHEYESMQFDKERLRDISTPVGIVVVRGDCDLETCRLYIDRLQEDLNQAPSTGHRVHYQDETTSLPRPSSAHRLSPSWSFLDSTSADRFYRIDKAQEHLHFVTEICQDEVFILDHEAPPLIQVQVPGMPDVVVEPSSRSESAQMSFIPFLSVSAKTNDVYLFSLLLFPYCSVPLTLEEQALLSAATKGDLPMVSSSCSSGVSLLVRDSVGCTALHLAAQHGHTELVSFILEHGSKLMLDLTERETGDTALHRAASQQHHEVCRHLLEAGASLNKTNFLGKTPKDCALDVGNSELASFLESQLLDQPTAHEDLETAV from the exons gaAAGCCATCTCACGGTCGGGCCTCCAGCATTTGGGCCCATCCCAGAACCCTTTCCCTGACCTGAGCAATGGACCAGCCAAGGAGCTCCGCACCAGCATGGACTGGAGT GAGAACGCAGTGAATGGAGACCACCTGTGGCTGGAGACAAACTGCTCCGGGGACCTCTGTTACCTGGGCGAGGAGACGTGCGTGGTCAAGAGTGCA AAGTCTGCTCCCCGGAGGAAGTGTGCAGCCTGTAAGATCGTCGTCCATACTGCCTGTATTGAGGAGCTTGACAAG ATCAACTTCCGCTGCAAACCCACCTTTAGAGAAGGCGGCTCACGATGCTTTAGAGAT AATGAACCCTTGTTGGCACATTTACATGTGACCCGTTGTGTCTGTTTGCGACAGCAGAATGTATTGCGACATCACTGGGTTCACCGACGGCGGCAGGAGGGGAAGTGTCGTCATTGCGGCAAA AGTTTTCCACAGAAGTTCTTCTACAGTAAGGAAATTGTTGCCATCAGTTGTTCCTGGTGCAAGCAGGCA TTCCACAACAAGGTGACGTGCTTCATGCTGCATCAGATCGAGGAGCCGTGTTCGCTGGGAGCTCACGCCGGGGTCATCATCCCTCCTTCCTGGATCATCAAAGTCAAGAAACCGCAG AGCTCAATTAAAAACTCTACTCGAAGGAAAAAGCGGACGTCGTTCAAAAGAAGAACCAGCAAAAAGGGCACAGAT GAATCAAAATGGCGCCCATTCATGTTGAAGCCACTGCCCTCCCCACTGATGAAACCAGTGCTGGTGTTTGTCAACCCCAAGAGTGGAGGAAACCAG GGGACTAAGCTGCTACAGATGTTCATGTGGATTTTGAACCCTCGGCAGGTGTTTGATCTGTCTCAGGGTGGACCGAGAGAAGC GTTGGAATTATACAGGAAAGTGCCAAATCTTCGCATCCTTGCCTGTGGAGGAGATGGAAcg GTGGGCTGGATTCTTTCAGCTTTAGATGAACTACAAATGAATCCACAACCTCCTGTAGCTGTGCTTCCTCTTGGTACAGGAAATGACTTGGCCAGGACACTCAACTGGGGCGGG GGTTATACAGATGAGCCGGTGTCTAAGATCTTGTGTCAGGTGGAGGACGGTACCGTTGTCCAATTGGACCGATGGAATCTGCAGGTGGAGGGCTTGTCTGTACAGCCGGAGGAGGGAACGCAGAAG CTTCCTCTCAATGTGTTCAATAATTACTTCAGCCTCGGCTTTGATGCTCATGTGACGCTGGAGTTCCACGAGTCGAGAG AAGCCAACCCCGAGAAATTCAACAGTCGCTTCCGTAACAAGATGTTCTATGCAGGG GCTGCTTTCTCTGACTTTCTCCAGCGGAGCTCCAGGGACCTGTCGAAGCATGTCAGAGTGTTG TGCGATGGCACAGATCTCACACCCAAGATTCAAGAGCTGAAGTTCCAGTGCATCGTCTTCTTGAATATTCCCAG GTACTGTGCTGGCACCATGCCTTGGGGCAACACAGGTGACCACAGAGATTTCGAACCTCAGAGACATGACGACGGGTGCATCGAGGTGATCGGGTTCACTATGGCCTCCCTG GCGGCGCTGCAGGTGGGCGGTCACGGTGAACGTCTCCATCAGTGCAGGGAGGTCGTCCTCACCACCTTCAAGACGCTGCCCGTGCAGGTGGATGGCGAGCCGTGTCGCCTTGCGCCCTCCACACTGCGCATATCACTGCGGAACCAGGCCAATATGGTGCAGAAAAGCAAGAGACGCACATCTGTGCCTCTGCTGAACGA CCCACATGCAGTCCCTGAACGTCTGCGACTACGTGTGAACCGCATCTGCCTGCACGAATATGAGAGCATGCAATTCGACAAGGAGCGACTGCGGGACATCT CTACTCCAGTTGGCATCGTGGTGGTAAGAGGAGACTGCGACCTAGAAACATGTCGACTCTACATTGACAGACTGCAGGAG GATTTGAATCAAGCGCCCTCTACTGGCCACAGAGTGCATTACCAG gATGAGACCACAAGCTTGCCACGGCCTAGTTCGGCACACAGACTTTCCCCCAGCTGGAGTTTCCTGGACT CTACTTCAGCTGACCGGTTTTATCGCATAGACAAGGCTCAG GAGCATCTGCACTTTGTGACTGAAATTTGCCAGGATGAGGTTTTTATCTTGGACCACGAGGCCCCACCTTTGATCCAGGTACAAGTACCTGGAATGCCAGACGTGGTGGTGGAACCCAGCTCCAGGTCAGAATCAGCCCAGATGTCATTTATaccttttctttctgtttctgcAAAAACAAATGATGTTTACTTATTTTCTTTGCTATTGTTTCCTTATTGCAGCGTTCCCCTGACTTTAGAGGAACAAG CTCTTTTATCCGCTGCAACCAAAGGAGATCTGCCAATG GTGTCGAGTTCTTGCAGCAGTGGGGTCAGTTTGTTAGTACGGGACTCTGTGGGCTGCACTGCTTTGCACCTGGCTGCTCAACATGGCCACACTGAGCTAGTGAGTTTCATTCTTGAACACG GTTCAAAGCTGATGTTGGATTTAACTGAAAGAGAAAC AGGTGACACGGCACTTCACAGAGCAGCTTCCCAACAACATCATGAGGTGTGCAGACATCTGCTGGAGGCGGGGGCTTCCCTCAACAAAACAAACTTCCTG GGGAAAACTCCTAAGGACTGTGCCCTGGATGTAGGGAACTCTGAGCTGGCATCATTCCTGGAGAGCCAACTGTTAGATCAGCCCACTGCACATGAGGATCTGGAAACGGCTGTATGA